From a single Deltaproteobacteria bacterium genomic region:
- a CDS encoding amidase — translation MHININKLRRDIIAFAAMTLLAVAGVAATAAAQKARFHLQEATIAEVHQEFRTKRLTATQLVNLYLKRIEAYNGRCVTGDVDPATGLQLGSIRPIENAGQVNALITLNLRGKRSKTDKSDNDPKMPDALETAQSLDDHLRRTGKFVGPLHGIPLAVKDQFDTFDMRSTSGAAAPYANDRPPRDAEVIARLRQAGAIILAKANLGEYASGVRSTDGGTTCNPYDTTRSPGSSSGGPGAAVAANLVMCAIGEETGASVRNPAFNSGLVGVVATNTLVSRAGLIPASLTDDRPGVLCRNVRDAALVLSQITGYDPRDPVTAASVGHKPAEPYERAAAPKSLKGYRIGVVREFMQPLTKADEEIVRVANLAIAELAKTGAEIVDPGPGGQLFKNAIAELVPSLYTPILASTFRDALAGTSVNNKAVDWHGNPQALPPDATLRIIVDAEPNAPGQLQFALNSYLRERGDKNIKTIDDLLEKSTFYDHPPIEGSTNPAKVRLQDAVTRTERLRKKSDNSPLVRRTRITNLDITDLHAKRTMIQMLVNKVMADHKLDALVYPTKTLPAPLLGAPEEPQTIKSVSETVTVMIDGVEYQRNVERVLDTRNRRAWRLSPFGGLPAVAVPAGFMREVYDRKAVTNPDGSVRVGDYDGPKPVDLPMTIDFLGRQLSEATLLKIAAAYENVTRHRRPPKSFPPLPGEP, via the coding sequence TAGCGGGTGTTGCGGCTACCGCCGCTGCCCAAAAGGCAAGGTTTCATCTGCAGGAAGCCACGATTGCGGAGGTCCACCAGGAGTTCAGAACGAAGCGTTTGACGGCGACACAGTTGGTGAATCTCTATTTGAAACGGATCGAAGCTTACAACGGGAGATGCGTGACTGGTGACGTTGATCCGGCGACGGGTTTGCAGCTGGGCTCGATCCGGCCGATCGAGAATGCCGGCCAGGTTAACGCGCTCATCACGCTCAACTTGCGCGGCAAGCGGTCGAAGACCGATAAGAGCGACAACGATCCGAAGATGCCTGACGCCTTGGAAACGGCGCAGAGTTTAGACGATCATTTGCGCCGCACCGGAAAGTTTGTCGGGCCGCTGCACGGGATTCCTTTGGCGGTCAAAGATCAGTTCGACACCTTCGATATGCGCTCGACCAGCGGCGCGGCCGCTCCCTATGCCAACGATCGGCCGCCGCGCGACGCGGAAGTCATCGCCCGTTTGCGCCAGGCCGGCGCGATCATTTTGGCCAAAGCCAATCTCGGCGAATACGCTTCCGGAGTGCGCAGCACCGACGGCGGCACGACGTGCAATCCGTATGACACCACGCGCAGTCCGGGCAGCTCGAGCGGCGGACCCGGTGCGGCGGTCGCGGCGAATCTGGTCATGTGCGCCATCGGCGAAGAGACCGGTGCGTCGGTGCGCAATCCCGCTTTCAACAGCGGTCTTGTCGGCGTTGTTGCCACCAACACGTTGGTCAGCCGCGCCGGGCTCATTCCCGCGTCATTGACCGATGACCGGCCCGGCGTTCTCTGTCGCAACGTGCGCGACGCGGCGCTGGTGCTGAGCCAGATCACCGGCTACGATCCGCGCGATCCGGTTACCGCCGCGAGTGTGGGTCACAAGCCGGCGGAACCTTACGAGCGAGCGGCGGCGCCGAAGAGTCTCAAGGGTTATCGCATCGGCGTGGTTCGCGAGTTCATGCAGCCGCTCACCAAAGCCGATGAGGAGATCGTGCGCGTCGCCAATCTGGCCATCGCCGAGCTGGCCAAGACCGGCGCGGAGATCGTCGATCCTGGTCCGGGCGGGCAGTTGTTCAAGAACGCCATCGCCGAGCTGGTGCCGTCGCTTTATACGCCGATCCTCGCTTCGACGTTCAGAGATGCGCTTGCCGGGACATCGGTCAACAACAAAGCCGTCGATTGGCATGGCAACCCGCAGGCGCTGCCGCCGGACGCGACGCTGCGCATCATCGTCGATGCCGAGCCCAACGCGCCTGGACAGTTGCAGTTTGCGCTCAACAGTTATTTGCGCGAGCGCGGCGATAAGAACATCAAGACGATTGACGATCTGTTGGAGAAATCCACCTTCTATGATCACCCGCCGATCGAAGGCTCGACCAACCCGGCCAAAGTGCGCTTGCAGGACGCGGTGACGCGCACCGAACGGCTGCGCAAGAAGAGCGATAACTCACCGTTGGTGCGCCGGACACGGATTACCAACTTAGATATCACCGACCTGCACGCAAAGAGAACCATGATCCAGATGCTGGTGAACAAGGTGATGGCCGATCACAAGCTCGACGCTTTGGTCTATCCGACCAAGACCCTACCGGCGCCGCTCTTGGGCGCGCCCGAAGAACCGCAGACGATCAAATCGGTAAGCGAAACCGTAACCGTCATGATCGATGGAGTGGAATACCAGCGCAACGTCGAGCGCGTCCTCGATACGCGCAACCGGCGCGCCTGGCGCCTAAGCCCATTCGGCGGCCTGCCGGCAGTGGCCGTGCCGGCCGGTTTCATGCGCGAGGTGTACGATCGCAAAGCGGTCACAAACCCGGACGGCAGCGTTAGAGTTGGCGACTACGACGGCCCGAAACCAGTCGACTTGCCAATGACCATCGACTTCTTGGGACGCCAACTCAGCGAAGCGACGCTGCTCAAAATCGCCGCCGCCTACGAGAACGTAACGCGCCATCGCCGGCCGCCAAAGAGTTTCCCACCGCTGCCGGGCGAGCCATAA
- a CDS encoding type II toxin-antitoxin system VapC family toxin: MRLLLDTHVLVWWLADDSKLKKTARDLIADPRNEVFASAVVVWEVAIKSALGRIAVAVDEFEAAIHDNGFEALPVSLQHAARVAHLPKIHRDPFDRMLVAQASIEELRLVSHDRVFERYGLATEGLPPIFV, from the coding sequence GTGCGGCTGCTCTTGGACACACATGTACTTGTCTGGTGGCTGGCCGATGACAGCAAACTCAAAAAGACAGCGCGAGACCTCATCGCCGATCCTCGGAATGAAGTTTTCGCCAGTGCGGTGGTGGTCTGGGAAGTTGCCATCAAATCGGCCTTGGGACGCATAGCTGTCGCCGTTGATGAATTCGAGGCCGCGATCCATGACAACGGGTTTGAAGCCTTGCCGGTAAGTTTGCAGCATGCCGCGCGCGTCGCTCACCTGCCCAAGATCCATCGCGATCCGTTTGACCGCATGCTCGTCGCCCAGGCGAGCATTGAAGAACTCCGTTTAGTCTCCCACGACCGAGTCTTCGAACGCTACGGTCTAGCAACCGAAGGGCTCCCGCCGATCTTTGTCTGA
- a CDS encoding type II toxin-antitoxin system Phd/YefM family antitoxin, with product MEQINIHQAKTQLSKLVDLAAGGREIIIAKAGKPLARLVPYARPREARRPGLLKGKIRVKKNFDAPLSDELLDAFEGKS from the coding sequence ATGGAACAAATCAATATCCATCAGGCCAAGACACAGCTTTCAAAATTGGTCGATCTTGCAGCCGGCGGCCGCGAGATCATTATTGCCAAGGCTGGCAAACCCCTAGCGCGCCTGGTGCCTTACGCGCGCCCGCGTGAAGCTCGCCGGCCAGGACTGCTCAAGGGCAAGATCCGCGTCAAGAAAAATTTTGACGCCCCCCTCAGCGATGAGTTGCTGGATGCGTTTGAAGGGAAATCTTGA